A DNA window from Equus przewalskii isolate Varuska chromosome 12, EquPr2, whole genome shotgun sequence contains the following coding sequences:
- the WDR24 gene encoding GATOR2 complex protein WDR24 isoform X1 produces MEKMSRVTTALGGSALTGRTMHCHLDAPANAISVCRDAAQVVVAGRSIFKIYAIEEEQFVEKLNLRVGRKPSLNLSCADVVWHQMDENLLATAATNGVVVTWNLGRPSRNKQDQLFTEHKRTVNKVCFHPTEAHVLLSGSQDGFMKCFDLRRKDSVSTFSGQSESVRDVQFSIRDYFTFASTFENGNVQLWDIRRPDRCERMFTAHNGPVFCCDWHPEDRGWLATGGRDKMVKVWDMTTHRAKEVHCVQTIASVARVKWRPECRHHLATCSMMVDHNIYVWDVRRPFVPAAMFEEHRDVTTGIAWRHPHDPSFLLSGSKDSTLCQHLFRDASQPVERANPEGLCYGLFGDLAFAAKESLVATESGRKPYAGDRRHIFFKRKLDPAEPFAGLASSALSVFEMEGSGSMSWFVDTAERYALAGRPLAELCDHNAKVARELGRNQVAQTWTMLRIIYCSPGLVPTPNLNHSVGKGSSCGLPLMNSFNLKDMAPGLGSETRLDRSKGDTRSDTVLLDSSATLITNEDNEETEGSDVPADYLLGDVEGEEDELYLLDPEHAHREWGRGWEAGFAGGAQAQTLPPPPLPRSRRARVRAAPGGLPAAPRDRGHATRARAPAGQGRLAPRERQRGRCGLPGAGGLLLLAHLRLACTLRQPPAARLLHCPGVRHAAFLRRAGRRSDGRVCAHCAGRTRAQGHRRADPGALVHVLHRPAAALLPLERVQRGGQAEHQPRHQLPQPGLHHPARQLQPLQAAHEQPRLGLRPVPPLRQHVRRLPPRGQGALRVVPGLQPRRPPAAHHEVAGRQLALPRGLRPPVRVLLTAGRRVGLGVSTNKGRGAAV; encoded by the exons ATGGAGAAGATGTCCCGAGTGACCACGGCCCTGGGTGGCAGTGCACTGACAGGCCGCACCATGCACTGCCACCTGGATGCGCCGGCCAACGCCATCAGTGTGTGCCGGGACGCAGCCCAGGTGGTCGTGGCAGGCCGCAGCATCTTCAAGATCTATGCCATCGAGGAGGAGCAGTTTGTGGAGAAGCTGAACCTGCGTGTGGGCCGCAAGCCCTCGCTCAACCTGAGCTGCGCTGATGTGGTCTGGCATCAGATGGATGAGAACCTGCTGGCCACAGCGGCCACCAATGGCGTGGTGGTCACATGGAACCTGGGCCGGCCATCTCGCAACAAGCAGGACCAGCTTTTCACAGAGCACAAGCGCACGGTGAACAAAGTCTGCTTCCACCCCACTGAGGCCCACGTGCTGCTCAGTGGCTCCCAGGACGGCTTCATGAAGTGCTTCGACCTCCGCAGGAAGGACTCTGTCAGCACCTTCTCCG GCCAGTCTGAGAGTGTGCGGGACGTCCAGTTCAGCATCCGGGACTACTTCACCTTCGCCTCCACCTTCGAGAATGGTAACGTGCAGCTCTGGGACATTCGGCGGCCTGACCGCTGTGAGAGGATGTTCACGGCCCACAATGGGCCTGTCTTCTGCTGTGACTGGCACCCCGAGGACAG GGGCTGGCTGGCCACAGGTGGGCGTGACAAGATGGTGAAGGTCTGGGACATGACCACGCACCGCGCCAAGGAGGTGCACTGTGTGCAAACCATTGCCTCAGTGGCCAGAGTCAAGTGGAGGCCTGAGTGCCGGCACCACCTGGCTACGTGCTCCATGATGGTGGACCACAACATCTATGTGTGGGACGTGCGCCGGCCCTTCGTGCCGGCCGCCATGTTCGAGGAGCACCGAGACGTCACAACAGGCATTGCCTGGCGCCACCCGCATgacccctccttcctgctctccgGCTCCAAGGACAGCACGCTGTGCCAGCACCTGTTCCGTGATGCCAGCCAGCCTGTTGAGCGTGCTAACCCTGAGGGCCTCTGCTATGGCCTCTTTGGGGACCTGGCTTTTGCCGCCAAGGAGAGCCTCGTGGCCACCGAGTCGGGGCGCAAGCCCTATGCTGGTGACCGGCGCCACATCTTTTTCAAGCGCAAGCTGGACCCTGCTGAGCCCTTTGCGGGCCTCGCCTCCAGTGCCCTCAGTGTCTTTGAGATGGAAGGCAGTGGCAGCATGAGCTGGTTTGTGGACACGGCTGAGCGTTATGCCCTGGCTGGCCGGCCGCTGGCTGAGCTGTGTGACCACAATGCAAAAGTGGCCCGGGAGCTTGGCCGCAACCAG GTGGCGCAGACGTGGACCATGTTAAGGATCATCTACTGTAGCCCTGGCCTggtgcccacccccaaccttaACCACAGCGTGGGCAAGGGCAGCTCCTGTGGCCTGCCGCTCATGAACAG TTTCAACCTGAAAGATAtggccccagggctgggcagcGAGACCCGGCTGGACCGCAGCAAGGGTGACACTCGGAGCGACACAGTGCTGCTCGACTCCTCGGCCACACTCATCACGAACGAGG ATAACGAGGAGACTGAAGGCAGCGACGTGCCTGCGGACTACCTGCTGGGTGACGTGGAGGGCGAGGAGGATGAGCTCTATCTGCTGGACCCGGAACACGCCCACCGTgagtgggggcggggctgggaggcgGGGTTCGCAGGTggggcccaggctcagacccTGCCTCCCCCGCCCCTGCCTCGCAGCCGAAGAGCCCGAGTACGTGCTGCCCCAGGAGGCCTTCCCGCTGCGCCACGAGATCGTGGACACGCCACCCGGGCCCGAGCACCTGCAGGACAAGGCCGACTCGCCCCACGTGAGCGGCAGCGAGGCAGATGCGGCCTCCCTGGCGCCGGTGGACTCCTCCTTCTCGCTCATCTCCGTCTCGCATGCACTCTACGACAGCCGCCTGCCGCCCGACTTCTTCACTGCCCTGGTGTGCGACATGCTGCGTTTCTACGCCGAGCAGGGCGACGTTCAGATGGCCGTGTCTGTGCTCATTGTGCTGGGCGAACGCGTGCGCAAGGACATCGACGAGCAGACCCAG GAGCACTGGTACACGTCCTACATCGACCTGCTGCAGCGCTTCTGCCTCTGGAACGTGTCCAACGAGGTGGTCAAGCTGAGCACCAGCCGCGCCATCAGCTGCCTCAACCAGGCCTCCACCACCCTGCACGTCAACTGCAGCCACTGCAAGCGGCCCATGAGCAGCCGCGGCTGGGTCTGCGACCGGTGCCACCGCTGCGCCAGCATGTGCGCCGTCTGCCACCACGTGGTCAAGGGGCTCTTCGTGTGGTGCCAGGGCTGCAGCCACGGCGGCCACCTGCAGCACATCATGAAGTGGCTGGAAGGCAGCTCGCACTGCCCCGCGGGCTGCGGCCACCTGTGCGAGTACTCCTGACGGCCGGCCGGCGGGTGGGGCTGGGAGTGTCAACCAATAAAGGACGCGGAGCCGCAGTGTGA
- the JMJD8 gene encoding jmjC domain-containing protein 8 isoform X2 encodes MAAGARPLLLLVLWTLAAPARPGPGEAGDGGWQRRGPGAPAAVAEEQRCTVERRTDLSYAAFVQHYAFSRPVILQGLTDNSRFRALCSRQRLLASFGDSVVRLSTANTYSYQKVDLPFQDYVEHLLHPQDPASLGNGAGSGVPFHWHGPGFSEVIYGRKRWFLYPPEKTPEFHPNKTTLAWLRDTYPTLAPSARPLECTIQAGEVLYFPDRWWHATLNLDTSVFISTFLS; translated from the exons ATGGCGGCGGGGGCGCGGCCGCTCCTGCTGCTCGTGCTCTGGACGCTGGCTgcgccggcccggcccggccccggaGAGGCGGGCGACGGAGGGTG GCAGCGGCGCGGACCGGGCGCGCCGGCGGCCGTGGCGGAGGAGCAGCGCTGCACGGTGGAGCGCCGGACCGACCTCAGCTACGCCGCGTTCGTGCAGCA CTACGCCTTCTCCAGACCCGTCATCCTGCAGGGGCTCACGGACAACTCG AGGTTCCGGGCCCTGTGCTCCCGCCAAAGGCTGCTGGCCTCGTTTGGGGACAGCGTGGTCCGCTTGAGCACTGCCAACACCTACTCCTACCAGAAAG TGGACTTGCCCTTCCAGGACTATGTGGAGCATCTACTGCACCCCCAGGACCCCGCCTCCCTGGGCAACG GAGCCGGCTCTGGGGTGCCGTTCCACTGGCATGGGCCTGGGTTCTCGGAGGTGATCTACGGCCGCAAG CGCTGGTTCCTGTACCCCCCTGAGAAGACACCCGAGTTCCACCCCAACAAGACTACGCTGGCCTGGCTCCGGGACACGTACCCGACCCTAGCACCATCTGCACGGCCCCTAGAGTGCACTATCCAGGCTGGTGAG GTGCTGTATTTCCCCGACCGATGGTGGCATGCCACACTCAACCTCGACACCAGCGTCTTCATCTCTACTTTCCTTAGCTAG
- the STUB1 gene encoding E3 ubiquitin-protein ligase CHIP, which translates to MKGKEEKEGGTRLGAGGGSPEKSPSAQELKEQGNRLFVGRKYPEAAACYGRAITRNPLVAVYYTNRALCYLKMQQHEQALADCRRALELDGQSVKAHFFLGQCQLEMESYDEAIANLQRAYNLAKEQRLNFGDDIPSALRIAKKKRWNSIEERRIHQESELHSYLTRLITAERERELEECQRNHEGDEDDGHLRAQQACIEAKHDKYLADMDELFSQVDEKRKKRDIPDYLCGKISFELMREPCITPSGITYDRKDIEEHLQRVGHFDPVTRSPLTQEQLIPNLAMKEVIDAFISENGWVEDY; encoded by the exons ATGAAGggcaaggaggagaaggagggcgGCACGCGGCTGGGCGCCGGCGGCGGCAGCCCCGAGAAGAGCCCGAGCGCGCAGGAGCTCAAGGAGCAGGGCAACCGGCTCTTCGTGGGCCGCAAGTACCCGGAGGCGGCGGCCTGCTACGGCCGCGCCATC ACCCGGAATCCCCTGGTGGCAGTGTATTACACCAACCGGGCACTGTGCTACCTGAAGATGCAGCAGCACGAGCAGGCCCTGGCCGACTGCCGGCGCGCCCTGGAGCTGGATGGCCAGTCTGTGAAGGCGCACTTCTTCCTGGGGCAGTGCCAGCTGGAGATGGAGAGCTACGACGAGGCCATCGCCAATCTGCAGCGAG CCTACAACCTGGCCAAGGAGCAACGACTCAACTTTGGAGATGACATCCCCAGTGCTTTGCGCATCGCCAAAAAGAAGCGCTGGAACAGCATCGAGGAACGACGCATCCACCAGGAGAGCGAACTGCACTCTTACCTCACACGGCTCATCACGGCCGAGCGCGAGAG GGAGCTGGAAGAGTGTCAGAGGAACCATGAGGGTGATGAGGACGATGGTCATCTCCGGGCCCAGCAGGCCTGCATCGAGGCCAAGCAC GACAAATACTTGGCAGACATGGATGAGCTCTTCTCCCAGGTGGACGAGAAGAGAAAG AAGCGAGACATCCCCGACTATCTATGTGGCAAGATCAGCTTTGAGTTGATGCGGGAGCCATGCATCACGCCCAGCGGCATCACTTATGACCGCAAAGACATCGAGGAGCACCTGCAG CGTGTAGGCCACTTTGACCCTGTGACCCGGAGCCCCCTGACCCAGGAACAGCTCATCCCTAACCTGGCCATGAAAGAGGTCATCGACGCATTCATCTCCGAGAACGGCTGGGTGGAGGACTACTGA
- the LOC103542977 gene encoding uncharacterized protein, whose amino-acid sequence MAAARGLWGCEDSSLWAAILASHGEVLRARADPQGRLEALDRWYRGELPAAIEGRTERHVTRDELERLMAWKMARGRFRPRLQQLVTSNAPELVVQRSATAFRLLPDVRAAVTELCALRGVGPATASAVLAAGAPEEAAFMSDEAVAAVPGLPVLQYTLKHYMLYLSRVRERASALSRGSASGPWTPHQVETALWTWVAGQKLCPDLLPDLGPGLSTREDTRTAKKRRTQAE is encoded by the exons ATGGCAGCTGCCCGCGGGCTGTGGGGCTGTGAGGACTCGAGCCTCTGGGCTGCCATCCTGGCGAGCCACGGGGAGGTGCTGCGGGCGCGCGCAGACCCGCAGGGGCGGCTGGAAGCCCTAGACCGATG GTATCGAGGGGAGTTGCCCGCGGCCATCGAGGGCCGCACGGAGAGGCACGTGACACGAGATGAGCTGGAGCGGCTGATGGCGTGGAAGATGGCG AGGGGCCGCTTCCGGCCGCGCCTGCAGCAGTTGGTGACCTCCAACGCCCCGGAGCTGGTGGTGCAGCGCTCGGCCACCGCCTTCCGCCTCCTGCCGGACGTACGGGCAGCAGTCACGGAATTGTGTGCCCTCCGGGGCGTGGGCCCCGCCACGGCCTCGG CGGtgctggctgctggagctccGGAGGAGGCAGCCTTCATGTCCGACGAGGCAGTGGCCGCAGTGCCGGGCCTGCCAGTCCTGCAGTATACCCTCAAGCACTACATGCTGTACCTGAGCCGGGTGCGGGAGCGTGCCTCAGCCCTGAGCCGAG GCAGCGCCTCAGGGCCGTGGACCCCTCACCAGGTGGAAACAGCGCTGTGGACCTGGGTTGCGGGGCAGAAGCTGTGCCCCGACCTGCTGCCTGACCTTGGCCCTGGCCTGTCCACCCGTGAGGACACCAGGACAGCCAAAAAGCGCAGGACCCAGGCCGAATGA
- the JMJD8 gene encoding jmjC domain-containing protein 8 isoform X1, with amino-acid sequence MAAGARPLLLLVLWTLAAPARPGPGEAGDGGWQRRGPGAPAAVAEEQRCTVERRTDLSYAAFVQHYAFSRPVILQGLTDNSRFRALCSRQRLLASFGDSVVRLSTANTYSYQKVDLPFQDYVEHLLHPQDPASLGNDTLYFFGDNNFTEWASLFRHYSPPPFGLLGTTPAYSFGIAGAGSGVPFHWHGPGFSEVIYGRKRWFLYPPEKTPEFHPNKTTLAWLRDTYPTLAPSARPLECTIQAGEVLYFPDRWWHATLNLDTSVFISTFLS; translated from the exons ATGGCGGCGGGGGCGCGGCCGCTCCTGCTGCTCGTGCTCTGGACGCTGGCTgcgccggcccggcccggccccggaGAGGCGGGCGACGGAGGGTG GCAGCGGCGCGGACCGGGCGCGCCGGCGGCCGTGGCGGAGGAGCAGCGCTGCACGGTGGAGCGCCGGACCGACCTCAGCTACGCCGCGTTCGTGCAGCA CTACGCCTTCTCCAGACCCGTCATCCTGCAGGGGCTCACGGACAACTCG AGGTTCCGGGCCCTGTGCTCCCGCCAAAGGCTGCTGGCCTCGTTTGGGGACAGCGTGGTCCGCTTGAGCACTGCCAACACCTACTCCTACCAGAAAG TGGACTTGCCCTTCCAGGACTATGTGGAGCATCTACTGCACCCCCAGGACCCCGCCTCCCTGGGCAACG ACACCCTCTACTTCTTTGGGGACAATAACTTCACTGAGTGGGCGTCGCTGTTTCGGCACTACTCCCCACCCCCGTTCGGGCTGCTGGGCACCACTCCTGCTTACAGCTTCGGGATTGCAG GAGCCGGCTCTGGGGTGCCGTTCCACTGGCATGGGCCTGGGTTCTCGGAGGTGATCTACGGCCGCAAG CGCTGGTTCCTGTACCCCCCTGAGAAGACACCCGAGTTCCACCCCAACAAGACTACGCTGGCCTGGCTCCGGGACACGTACCCGACCCTAGCACCATCTGCACGGCCCCTAGAGTGCACTATCCAGGCTGGTGAG GTGCTGTATTTCCCCGACCGATGGTGGCATGCCACACTCAACCTCGACACCAGCGTCTTCATCTCTACTTTCCTTAGCTAG
- the WDR24 gene encoding GATOR2 complex protein WDR24 isoform X2, translated as MEKMSRVTTALGGSALTGRTMHCHLDAPANAISVCRDAAQVVVAGRSIFKIYAIEEEQFVEKLNLRVGRKPSLNLSCADVVWHQMDENLLATAATNGVVVTWNLGRPSRNKQDQLFTEHKRTVNKVCFHPTEAHVLLSGSQDGFMKCFDLRRKDSVSTFSGQSESVRDVQFSIRDYFTFASTFENGNVQLWDIRRPDRCERMFTAHNGPVFCCDWHPEDRGWLATGGRDKMVKVWDMTTHRAKEVHCVQTIASVARVKWRPECRHHLATCSMMVDHNIYVWDVRRPFVPAAMFEEHRDVTTGIAWRHPHDPSFLLSGSKDSTLCQHLFRDASQPVERANPEGLCYGLFGDLAFAAKESLVATESGRKPYAGDRRHIFFKRKLDPAEPFAGLASSALSVFEMEGSGSMSWFVDTAERYALAGRPLAELCDHNAKVARELGRNQVAQTWTMLRIIYCSPGLVPTPNLNHSVGKGSSCGLPLMNSFNLKDMAPGLGSETRLDRSKGDTRSDTVLLDSSATLITNEDNEETEGSDVPADYLLGDVEGEEDELYLLDPEHAHPEEPEYVLPQEAFPLRHEIVDTPPGPEHLQDKADSPHVSGSEADAASLAPVDSSFSLISVSHALYDSRLPPDFFTALVCDMLRFYAEQGDVQMAVSVLIVLGERVRKDIDEQTQEHWYTSYIDLLQRFCLWNVSNEVVKLSTSRAISCLNQASTTLHVNCSHCKRPMSSRGWVCDRCHRCASMCAVCHHVVKGLFVWCQGCSHGGHLQHIMKWLEGSSHCPAGCGHLCEYS; from the exons ATGGAGAAGATGTCCCGAGTGACCACGGCCCTGGGTGGCAGTGCACTGACAGGCCGCACCATGCACTGCCACCTGGATGCGCCGGCCAACGCCATCAGTGTGTGCCGGGACGCAGCCCAGGTGGTCGTGGCAGGCCGCAGCATCTTCAAGATCTATGCCATCGAGGAGGAGCAGTTTGTGGAGAAGCTGAACCTGCGTGTGGGCCGCAAGCCCTCGCTCAACCTGAGCTGCGCTGATGTGGTCTGGCATCAGATGGATGAGAACCTGCTGGCCACAGCGGCCACCAATGGCGTGGTGGTCACATGGAACCTGGGCCGGCCATCTCGCAACAAGCAGGACCAGCTTTTCACAGAGCACAAGCGCACGGTGAACAAAGTCTGCTTCCACCCCACTGAGGCCCACGTGCTGCTCAGTGGCTCCCAGGACGGCTTCATGAAGTGCTTCGACCTCCGCAGGAAGGACTCTGTCAGCACCTTCTCCG GCCAGTCTGAGAGTGTGCGGGACGTCCAGTTCAGCATCCGGGACTACTTCACCTTCGCCTCCACCTTCGAGAATGGTAACGTGCAGCTCTGGGACATTCGGCGGCCTGACCGCTGTGAGAGGATGTTCACGGCCCACAATGGGCCTGTCTTCTGCTGTGACTGGCACCCCGAGGACAG GGGCTGGCTGGCCACAGGTGGGCGTGACAAGATGGTGAAGGTCTGGGACATGACCACGCACCGCGCCAAGGAGGTGCACTGTGTGCAAACCATTGCCTCAGTGGCCAGAGTCAAGTGGAGGCCTGAGTGCCGGCACCACCTGGCTACGTGCTCCATGATGGTGGACCACAACATCTATGTGTGGGACGTGCGCCGGCCCTTCGTGCCGGCCGCCATGTTCGAGGAGCACCGAGACGTCACAACAGGCATTGCCTGGCGCCACCCGCATgacccctccttcctgctctccgGCTCCAAGGACAGCACGCTGTGCCAGCACCTGTTCCGTGATGCCAGCCAGCCTGTTGAGCGTGCTAACCCTGAGGGCCTCTGCTATGGCCTCTTTGGGGACCTGGCTTTTGCCGCCAAGGAGAGCCTCGTGGCCACCGAGTCGGGGCGCAAGCCCTATGCTGGTGACCGGCGCCACATCTTTTTCAAGCGCAAGCTGGACCCTGCTGAGCCCTTTGCGGGCCTCGCCTCCAGTGCCCTCAGTGTCTTTGAGATGGAAGGCAGTGGCAGCATGAGCTGGTTTGTGGACACGGCTGAGCGTTATGCCCTGGCTGGCCGGCCGCTGGCTGAGCTGTGTGACCACAATGCAAAAGTGGCCCGGGAGCTTGGCCGCAACCAG GTGGCGCAGACGTGGACCATGTTAAGGATCATCTACTGTAGCCCTGGCCTggtgcccacccccaaccttaACCACAGCGTGGGCAAGGGCAGCTCCTGTGGCCTGCCGCTCATGAACAG TTTCAACCTGAAAGATAtggccccagggctgggcagcGAGACCCGGCTGGACCGCAGCAAGGGTGACACTCGGAGCGACACAGTGCTGCTCGACTCCTCGGCCACACTCATCACGAACGAGG ATAACGAGGAGACTGAAGGCAGCGACGTGCCTGCGGACTACCTGCTGGGTGACGTGGAGGGCGAGGAGGATGAGCTCTATCTGCTGGACCCGGAACACGCCCACC CCGAAGAGCCCGAGTACGTGCTGCCCCAGGAGGCCTTCCCGCTGCGCCACGAGATCGTGGACACGCCACCCGGGCCCGAGCACCTGCAGGACAAGGCCGACTCGCCCCACGTGAGCGGCAGCGAGGCAGATGCGGCCTCCCTGGCGCCGGTGGACTCCTCCTTCTCGCTCATCTCCGTCTCGCATGCACTCTACGACAGCCGCCTGCCGCCCGACTTCTTCACTGCCCTGGTGTGCGACATGCTGCGTTTCTACGCCGAGCAGGGCGACGTTCAGATGGCCGTGTCTGTGCTCATTGTGCTGGGCGAACGCGTGCGCAAGGACATCGACGAGCAGACCCAG GAGCACTGGTACACGTCCTACATCGACCTGCTGCAGCGCTTCTGCCTCTGGAACGTGTCCAACGAGGTGGTCAAGCTGAGCACCAGCCGCGCCATCAGCTGCCTCAACCAGGCCTCCACCACCCTGCACGTCAACTGCAGCCACTGCAAGCGGCCCATGAGCAGCCGCGGCTGGGTCTGCGACCGGTGCCACCGCTGCGCCAGCATGTGCGCCGTCTGCCACCACGTGGTCAAGGGGCTCTTCGTGTGGTGCCAGGGCTGCAGCCACGGCGGCCACCTGCAGCACATCATGAAGTGGCTGGAAGGCAGCTCGCACTGCCCCGCGGGCTGCGGCCACCTGTGCGAGTACTCCTGA